A window from Dehalobacter sp. DCA encodes these proteins:
- a CDS encoding S41 family peptidase, with protein sequence MFNRVNWKKAFIQAAAVGLIFCLGLALVVGGFVLVNYDHLGRLMRVVYLIDTQYLNGTSRAGLVDGAIDGMVGSLDPYSSFQDAEENKVLMNSIQGTFGGIGVHLSTADPEKLVVMRPIKGSPADRAGLEAGDIITKIDETDVSTISQDEAVAILRGEPGSKVTVKIYRPKTKTEFTVSLIRDYINVPTVEGISLPERSDIGLIDISSFNINTGDELEKVLREMDLTKYKGLIIDLRYNYGGEVNAAIKVASFLVPEGSIVHIVNRNGVVDTKESTAEYINMPIVILTNEYTASAAEIVSGAVKDYGSGTLVGTKTYGKGVVQTVFTLDGNTSVKLTTDKYLTPKKNDINKLGIKPDVEVELKEGEKPTILPTEPVFDSQLSKAVEVLLQKIR encoded by the coding sequence TTGTTCAATCGTGTGAATTGGAAAAAAGCTTTTATACAGGCCGCTGCAGTCGGCCTGATATTTTGTCTGGGGCTGGCACTTGTTGTTGGCGGGTTTGTACTGGTCAATTATGATCACCTTGGAAGACTTATGCGGGTGGTCTATCTTATTGACACCCAGTATTTAAATGGAACATCCCGTGCTGGACTCGTTGACGGGGCAATCGACGGGATGGTGGGTTCGCTGGACCCGTATTCATCCTTCCAGGATGCTGAGGAAAACAAAGTGCTGATGAATTCGATTCAGGGCACCTTTGGAGGGATCGGTGTACATTTAAGTACGGCAGATCCGGAAAAATTGGTTGTTATGCGTCCAATCAAAGGTTCTCCGGCTGATAGGGCAGGACTCGAAGCGGGGGATATTATCACAAAAATTGACGAGACCGATGTCTCCACGATCAGCCAGGATGAAGCAGTCGCGATCTTAAGAGGAGAGCCCGGGAGCAAGGTGACGGTTAAAATTTACCGGCCGAAGACGAAGACAGAATTTACCGTAAGCCTTATCCGTGACTATATCAATGTTCCGACGGTTGAAGGGATCTCTCTGCCGGAAAGGTCAGATATTGGGTTGATTGATATCTCCAGTTTTAACATTAATACCGGGGATGAACTTGAGAAGGTTTTACGGGAGATGGATCTGACCAAATATAAGGGCCTGATTATTGATCTTCGTTATAATTACGGAGGAGAAGTCAATGCCGCGATTAAAGTAGCAAGTTTTTTGGTGCCGGAAGGGTCGATCGTTCACATTGTGAATAGGAACGGCGTCGTAGATACAAAAGAATCGACTGCTGAATATATCAATATGCCCATTGTCATTTTAACCAACGAATATACGGCCTCAGCAGCAGAAATCGTATCGGGGGCAGTCAAGGATTACGGAAGCGGGACCCTGGTCGGGACGAAGACGTATGGCAAGGGTGTCGTGCAGACCGTGTTTACCCTTGATGGCAACACCAGCGTAAAGCTGACGACGGACAAATATCTTACACCGAAGAAAAATGATATTAATAAATTGGGAATCAAGCCTGATGTTGAAGTCGAACTTAAAGAAGGAGAAAAGCCTACCATCCTTCCGACCGAGCCTGTCTTCGACAGTCAGCTGAGCAAGGCGGTTGAAGTCCTGCTGCAGAAAATCCGGTAG
- a CDS encoding ABC transporter ATP-binding protein, which translates to MSILVMENVTKKFGDVIAVDNMNISIAQGEIFGLLGPNGAGKSTAINMIIGLLSIDKGTISILNKDTKRNKAFSKKNTGIVPQDIAIYEDLTTLENVKFFAGLYDLRGDELNKAAAEALEFTGLSDKANSYPKSFSGGMKRRLNIACAITHKPKLIIMDEPTVGIDPQSRNHILQSVKKLNQMGCTIIYTSHYMEEVEEICSRIAIMDHGKVIALGSKEELKALLTDSNIVWITVNDSITKAVEDKIREIPGVLQMDIEENTLKISTAKEVHNLDKIICYFTENKFSIKSVESRTPDLETVFLSLTGRSLRD; encoded by the coding sequence ATGAGCATCCTGGTAATGGAAAATGTTACGAAAAAATTCGGTGATGTCATTGCTGTGGATAACATGAATATCAGCATTGCACAGGGAGAAATATTTGGACTTTTGGGACCGAACGGCGCAGGTAAAAGCACCGCTATTAACATGATTATTGGCTTATTATCCATCGATAAAGGGACGATCTCTATTCTGAATAAAGATACGAAAAGAAACAAAGCCTTTTCGAAGAAAAACACAGGCATAGTTCCCCAGGATATTGCCATTTATGAAGATCTGACCACGCTGGAAAATGTCAAATTTTTTGCGGGCCTTTACGATCTGCGAGGGGATGAGCTGAATAAGGCAGCGGCTGAGGCGCTTGAATTTACCGGATTAAGCGATAAGGCAAACAGTTATCCAAAAAGCTTTTCCGGGGGCATGAAAAGACGGCTGAATATCGCCTGTGCGATTACCCATAAACCGAAATTGATTATCATGGATGAGCCTACCGTAGGTATCGATCCACAATCCCGGAATCATATCCTGCAATCTGTTAAGAAATTAAATCAGATGGGCTGTACGATCATTTATACCAGCCATTACATGGAAGAAGTCGAAGAAATCTGTTCCCGAATCGCGATCATGGATCACGGCAAAGTGATTGCCCTGGGCAGCAAAGAAGAGTTGAAAGCGCTGTTAACCGACTCCAATATTGTCTGGATTACCGTTAACGACTCGATCACGAAAGCTGTCGAAGACAAGATCAGGGAAATACCCGGGGTTCTTCAGATGGACATTGAAGAAAATACGCTAAAAATTAGCACTGCCAAAGAAGTCCACAACCTTGATAAAATTATCTGTTACTTTACCGAAAACAAGTTCTCAATCAAAAGTGTTGAGAGCAGAACACCGGACCTGGAAACTGTATTTCTGTCGCTGACCGGCCGCAGTCTAAGGGATTAG
- a CDS encoding ABC transporter permease, with protein sequence MRIIHIILKEFKQNIRDFKANIMMVLFPIVLIVILGTAFSGVFSNDIVLDDIRVLYSVQGDPALTESFHSFQEELQKQLGITFTETTNPEEGLSSIRNDRYSCFILLTSAPPEIHVYKNARFNFEANLVESSVKVFAARYDAVKLIAQTNPSALAGIMASPEEDYVQSESIDKKREPGSLDYYAVTMLTLFLLYASLTGFWSVKNEQNFKTGNRILSSPVTKIELLTGKTLGGLLVTIVQAAVVLLFSSLFFKVYWGSDLLSVLLIIFSEAVLAISLGTGIAYLIRNDGTGAACLNVLIPIIAFLGGGYVPLSSLNGPLTAITALSPLKWTNEAIFRLIYDQDYTIMLPAILINLAVAATFLMVSAFLSRKEAV encoded by the coding sequence ATGAGAATTATTCATATTATTTTAAAGGAATTCAAACAGAACATTCGGGATTTCAAAGCGAATATTATGATGGTCCTTTTCCCGATTGTCTTGATTGTCATCCTGGGTACGGCCTTTTCCGGTGTATTTTCCAATGATATTGTATTGGACGATATACGTGTCCTTTATTCTGTTCAAGGAGATCCGGCACTTACCGAAAGTTTTCATTCCTTTCAGGAGGAGCTGCAGAAACAGCTGGGAATTACTTTTACCGAAACGACAAACCCAGAGGAAGGTCTAAGCAGTATTAGAAATGACCGGTATTCCTGTTTTATTTTGCTGACGAGCGCCCCCCCGGAAATTCACGTCTACAAAAATGCGCGTTTTAACTTTGAGGCCAATCTCGTTGAATCATCCGTTAAAGTGTTTGCCGCCAGATATGATGCCGTTAAGCTGATTGCCCAAACAAATCCTTCTGCATTAGCGGGCATTATGGCTAGTCCTGAAGAAGATTATGTTCAGTCCGAATCCATAGACAAAAAAAGAGAACCCGGTTCACTGGATTACTACGCGGTAACCATGCTGACACTTTTTTTACTGTACGCTTCGCTGACCGGATTCTGGTCTGTTAAAAATGAACAGAATTTTAAAACCGGCAACCGGATACTTAGCAGTCCTGTCACCAAAATCGAACTGCTCACAGGCAAAACCCTCGGCGGCCTCCTGGTAACCATCGTGCAGGCAGCGGTCGTTCTTCTGTTTAGCTCGCTTTTCTTTAAAGTGTACTGGGGATCAGACCTGCTATCGGTCCTGCTGATCATTTTCTCTGAAGCTGTTCTGGCAATCAGTCTGGGTACGGGAATTGCTTACCTGATTCGCAATGACGGTACAGGTGCCGCTTGTCTAAATGTTCTGATCCCAATTATTGCTTTCCTCGGCGGCGGGTATGTCCCGTTATCCTCGCTGAATGGTCCACTCACTGCCATCACTGCGCTATCTCCGCTTAAGTGGACAAATGAGGCAATTTTCAGATTGATCTATGATCAGGACTATACGATCATGCTTCCTGCTATTCTGATCAATCTGGCTGTCGCCGCGACATTTCTAATGGTCTCAGCATTCCTATCCAGAAAGGAGGCGGTCTGA
- the uvrB gene encoding excinuclease ABC subunit UvrB → MEFRLRAPYSLSGDQPQAVDKLTEGVLAGKKHQTLLGVTGSGKTFTMASIIERIQKPTLVFAHNKTLAGQLYCEFKEFFPENAVEYFVSYYDYYQPEAYVPSNDLYIEKDASINEEIEKLRHSATAALFERRDVIVIASVSCIYGMGSPDEYRDMVLSLRQGQEIERNQMLRKLVEIQYDRNDTAFYRGTFRVRGDVVEVCPASTDEKAVRIEMFGDEIEHLYEVNLLTGEILGERKHISIFPNSHYVTERDKLMLAAENIEQELEERLEYFRSREKLLEAQRLEQRTRYDIEMLREMEFCNGIENYSRHLTFRKPGETPYTLLHFFPKDFLMFIDESHQTLPQVRGMFEGDRSRKSTLVEHGFRLPSAMDNRPLRFSEFEIVVPQRVYVSATPGPYEMEHCREVVEQIIRPTGLIDPEIIVRPTQGQIDDLIGEIRQRIARDERILVTTLTKRMSEDLTDYLKQLNINVRYLHSDIQTLERLEILRELRLGEIDVIVGINLLREGLDLPEVSLVVILDADKEGFLRSERSLIQTVGRAARNVNGKVIMYADNVTESMKAAIGETNRRRAIQEEYNRAHGIIPQTIRKQIYEVPEATKVAEKKTAYGEKGGKLTPEEQEKTIQVLEEEMLKAARELDFERAADLRDAIIELKGEYAGMTRSSRSKSGKNYSSEKQNRSRKKRR, encoded by the coding sequence ATGGAATTTCGACTGCGGGCTCCTTATAGTCTTTCTGGAGATCAGCCCCAGGCAGTGGACAAGCTTACTGAAGGCGTTCTAGCCGGTAAAAAGCACCAAACGCTGCTGGGTGTTACCGGATCGGGTAAAACATTTACAATGGCCAGCATCATTGAACGCATTCAAAAACCGACCCTGGTCTTTGCACACAATAAGACGCTGGCCGGACAGCTGTATTGCGAGTTTAAGGAATTTTTTCCGGAGAATGCGGTTGAATATTTTGTCAGTTATTATGATTATTATCAGCCGGAAGCTTATGTTCCATCCAATGACCTCTACATTGAAAAAGACGCTTCGATCAATGAGGAAATAGAAAAATTGCGGCATTCGGCCACAGCTGCGTTGTTTGAAAGAAGAGACGTCATTGTTATCGCAAGTGTTTCCTGTATCTATGGTATGGGCTCTCCGGATGAGTACCGGGATATGGTTCTGTCTTTGCGGCAGGGCCAGGAAATAGAACGCAATCAGATGCTGCGCAAGCTGGTTGAAATCCAGTACGACCGGAATGATACCGCCTTTTATCGCGGAACTTTCCGGGTAAGAGGGGATGTCGTCGAGGTATGTCCTGCTTCTACGGATGAAAAGGCAGTCCGGATTGAAATGTTCGGCGATGAAATCGAGCATCTTTATGAGGTGAATCTTCTGACCGGTGAAATCCTGGGAGAACGAAAACATATCTCGATTTTTCCAAACTCCCACTATGTGACCGAACGTGATAAATTAATGCTGGCAGCTGAAAATATTGAGCAGGAGCTTGAAGAGCGCCTGGAATATTTCCGTTCCAGGGAAAAGCTGCTGGAGGCTCAGCGCCTCGAACAGAGAACCCGCTACGATATTGAAATGCTTCGGGAGATGGAATTTTGCAACGGTATTGAAAATTATTCCAGGCATCTTACCTTCCGCAAACCAGGAGAAACACCCTATACTTTGCTGCACTTTTTCCCGAAGGATTTCCTGATGTTCATTGATGAATCGCATCAGACTCTGCCGCAGGTCAGAGGTATGTTTGAGGGAGACCGTTCCAGGAAAAGCACGCTGGTGGAGCATGGTTTCCGCCTGCCCTCTGCCATGGATAACCGGCCGCTGCGTTTTTCTGAATTTGAAATAGTTGTACCCCAAAGGGTCTATGTCAGTGCGACTCCCGGACCATACGAAATGGAGCACTGCCGCGAGGTTGTCGAACAGATTATCCGGCCCACAGGTCTGATTGACCCGGAAATCATTGTGAGGCCCACCCAGGGACAGATTGATGACCTGATCGGCGAGATCCGGCAGCGGATTGCCAGGGACGAAAGAATCCTCGTGACCACACTGACCAAGAGAATGTCCGAAGACCTGACAGACTATCTGAAACAGCTGAATATTAATGTCAGATATCTTCATTCTGATATTCAAACCCTTGAGAGGCTGGAAATCTTAAGAGAACTCCGTCTTGGAGAAATAGATGTGATTGTCGGGATTAATCTTTTAAGAGAAGGCCTTGATTTGCCTGAGGTATCGCTGGTGGTGATCCTTGATGCTGATAAGGAAGGATTCTTAAGATCGGAAAGGTCTTTGATCCAGACTGTGGGCCGGGCGGCCCGAAATGTCAACGGAAAAGTCATCATGTATGCGGACAATGTGACGGAATCCATGAAAGCCGCGATTGGTGAGACCAACCGTCGCCGAGCGATCCAGGAAGAATATAACAGAGCACACGGGATTATCCCGCAGACCATTCGCAAGCAGATCTATGAAGTGCCTGAAGCGACGAAAGTTGCGGAGAAAAAGACGGCTTATGGGGAAAAAGGCGGCAAGTTAACACCTGAGGAACAGGAAAAAACCATTCAGGTCCTGGAAGAAGAGATGCTTAAGGCTGCCAGGGAACTGGATTTTGAACGCGCAGCTGATTTGAGGGATGCGATCATTGAACTGAAGGGAGAATATGCTGGTATGACACGGAGCAGCCGCTCTAAATCCGGCAAAAACTATTCTTCCGAGAAACAGAACAGATCCCGCAAAAAAAGAAGGTAA
- the panB gene encoding 3-methyl-2-oxobutanoate hydroxymethyltransferase, which yields MRSKVNINALQNKVNLSEKITMLTCYDYPMALLEEKAGIDIILVGDSMAMTVLGEETTLGMDLDTMVTHAKAVRKGAPTAYLVGDMPYMTYQISKKEAIRNASRFMAEAGCDAVKLEGGSNMADTVEAMVKATIPVMGHLGLTPQSMAQLGGFKSQGRDCAGALKIIEDARILEEAGISLLLLEAIPPEVGKIVTERANIPVIGIGAGPYVHGQLMIVHDALGFFDAFTPKFVKKYVNLNSIILDALESYKNDVVGEQYPEDGHNYNFMNGELEKLLRQA from the coding sequence ATGCGATCGAAAGTCAACATCAATGCGTTGCAGAACAAAGTGAATTTAAGTGAAAAAATTACCATGCTGACGTGTTATGACTATCCAATGGCCCTTCTTGAAGAGAAGGCTGGTATCGATATTATACTTGTCGGAGATTCTATGGCGATGACCGTTCTGGGAGAAGAGACAACCCTGGGCATGGACCTGGATACCATGGTCACACATGCCAAGGCAGTCCGTAAAGGTGCACCTACGGCGTACTTAGTCGGCGATATGCCTTATATGACCTATCAGATCAGCAAAAAAGAAGCCATTCGCAATGCAAGCCGTTTTATGGCAGAGGCTGGCTGCGATGCTGTCAAGCTGGAAGGCGGATCCAATATGGCGGATACCGTCGAAGCTATGGTCAAAGCGACCATTCCTGTCATGGGACATCTTGGCTTAACTCCGCAATCTATGGCTCAATTAGGTGGATTTAAATCGCAGGGACGCGATTGTGCAGGCGCCTTAAAGATTATTGAAGATGCCAGGATTCTTGAGGAAGCCGGTATTAGCCTGTTGCTGCTGGAAGCTATTCCGCCTGAAGTCGGCAAGATTGTTACTGAAAGAGCAAATATCCCGGTTATTGGGATCGGAGCAGGTCCATATGTTCATGGACAGCTGATGATCGTCCACGATGCGCTGGGTTTCTTTGACGCTTTCACCCCCAAATTTGTCAAGAAGTATGTGAATCTGAATTCGATCATCTTGGATGCTTTGGAAAGCTACAAGAATGATGTAGTTGGGGAACAGTATCCGGAAGACGGGCATAATTATAACTTTATGAATGGGGAATTGGAAAAGCTTCTCAGGCAAGCATAA
- the uvrA gene encoding excinuclease ABC subunit UvrA, translating to MTQDYIKVRGARVHNLKNIDVDIPRDKLVVITGLSGSGKSSLAFDTIYAEGQRRYVESLSAYARQFLGQMDKPDVDYIEGLSPAISIDQKTTSRNPRSTVGTVTEIYDYLRLLYARVGHPHCPNCGKEISQQTVQQMVDQLLTYPEKSRLQILAPVIKGKKGEHVRTLEQVRKSGYVRVRVDGEVRDLSEEILLEKNKKHSIDVVVDRISLKPDSTARLADSIETALKLAEGTVLVDIVGREEILFSENFACPDCGIAIDEIAPRLFSFNSPFGACPSCTGLGANLEADIDLIISDRSKSINEGAIVPWAKSSSSYYPALLQGLAEKFGFSLDCPMKDLTPEQWQALVYGSDSPIKFSYYNVFDELKYWKAPFEGLVPYFNRRYKESTSDYVRNEIEGLMTEKPCPACQGKRLKPEALAVKINRLSIYELTRLTVMESLDFFKKIVLSEKEQMIARQVLKEIKERLGFLVNVGLDYLTLDRAAGTLSGGEAQRIRLATQIGSSLTGVLYVLDEPSIGLHQRDNAKLLDTLKKLRDLGNTLLVVEHDEDTLLEADHIIDIGPGAGAHGGHIVAQGDMEAIKACEASITGQYQTGRKKIEVPAERRQPNGKWLEVVGAAQNNLKQLHAKFPLGVMTCVTGVSGSGKSTLVNEILLKGLQTELKISSKVRPGVYRELKGLEYVDKVIDIDQSPIGRTPRSNPATYTGLFDFIRDLFSQTPEAKIRGYKQGRFSFNVKGGRCEACRGDGIIKIEMHFLPDVYVPCEVCRGQRYNRETLEVSFKGKNIAEILDMTVAEAVEFFAAVPRIARKLQTLQDVGLGYIKLGQPATTLSGGEAQRVKLATELSRRSTGKTLYILDEPTTGLHVADVDKLLKVLQRLVEAGDSVLIIEHNLDVIKTADYIIDLGPEGGSRGGEIVAIGTPEEIAAVPASYTGQFLGKHLGI from the coding sequence ATGACCCAGGATTATATCAAGGTACGGGGCGCCCGTGTCCATAACCTCAAAAACATTGATGTCGATATTCCGCGGGATAAGCTCGTTGTTATTACCGGCCTGTCCGGTTCAGGAAAATCATCTCTAGCTTTTGACACCATTTACGCTGAAGGCCAAAGACGCTATGTTGAGTCCCTTTCAGCTTATGCCCGCCAGTTCCTGGGGCAGATGGACAAACCGGATGTCGATTATATTGAAGGACTATCACCCGCAATCTCCATTGATCAGAAGACGACAAGCCGCAATCCACGATCAACCGTAGGAACGGTAACGGAAATCTATGATTATCTCAGACTGCTTTATGCAAGGGTCGGCCATCCGCATTGTCCGAACTGCGGCAAAGAGATCAGTCAGCAGACCGTTCAACAGATGGTCGATCAATTGCTGACCTATCCGGAGAAAAGCCGTCTGCAGATTCTGGCACCGGTAATCAAAGGGAAAAAAGGAGAGCACGTCCGGACACTCGAACAGGTCAGAAAAAGCGGCTACGTCCGGGTGAGGGTGGACGGAGAAGTCAGAGACCTCAGTGAGGAAATACTTCTCGAAAAAAACAAAAAGCACTCCATTGATGTGGTTGTCGACAGAATTTCCCTGAAGCCCGACAGCACCGCCCGGCTCGCCGACTCAATCGAGACTGCACTGAAGCTCGCCGAAGGAACGGTCCTGGTCGACATCGTGGGTCGGGAAGAGATTCTGTTCAGCGAAAATTTTGCGTGCCCGGACTGCGGAATTGCAATCGACGAGATTGCTCCAAGACTATTTTCATTCAACAGCCCATTCGGGGCCTGTCCGTCGTGTACCGGACTCGGAGCGAATCTGGAAGCAGATATCGATCTGATTATCTCCGACCGCAGCAAGTCTATCAATGAAGGTGCAATCGTGCCGTGGGCGAAATCGAGTTCGAGCTATTATCCTGCCCTGCTGCAGGGGCTGGCCGAAAAATTCGGGTTCAGTCTGGACTGCCCGATGAAAGATCTGACACCGGAGCAGTGGCAGGCCCTGGTCTATGGCTCTGATTCACCGATTAAATTCAGTTACTACAATGTCTTTGATGAATTAAAATATTGGAAAGCGCCTTTTGAAGGACTGGTGCCGTATTTTAACCGCCGATATAAGGAATCGACCTCGGACTATGTCCGGAATGAAATAGAAGGTCTGATGACAGAGAAACCGTGCCCGGCCTGTCAGGGCAAGAGGCTGAAACCGGAAGCGCTGGCTGTAAAGATTAATCGTTTATCCATCTATGAGCTGACCAGGCTTACCGTGATGGAGTCCCTGGACTTTTTTAAAAAGATCGTTCTAAGTGAAAAGGAACAGATGATTGCGCGTCAGGTTTTGAAAGAAATCAAAGAAAGGCTTGGTTTTCTTGTTAATGTCGGGCTGGACTACCTGACTCTGGATCGTGCCGCCGGGACACTTTCAGGTGGGGAGGCCCAGCGGATCCGTCTGGCCACGCAGATTGGCTCGAGTCTCACCGGCGTGCTGTATGTGCTGGATGAGCCAAGCATCGGTCTGCACCAGCGCGATAACGCAAAACTGCTGGACACATTGAAAAAACTGCGGGACTTGGGGAACACACTTTTGGTCGTGGAACATGATGAGGATACTCTTTTGGAGGCCGACCATATCATTGATATCGGCCCTGGCGCCGGAGCCCATGGCGGGCATATTGTGGCGCAGGGAGATATGGAAGCGATCAAGGCGTGTGAAGCTTCGATTACCGGGCAGTATCAAACCGGTCGTAAAAAGATTGAAGTCCCGGCTGAACGCCGCCAGCCGAACGGAAAATGGCTTGAAGTAGTCGGCGCAGCCCAGAACAACCTGAAACAGCTCCATGCCAAATTCCCATTGGGTGTAATGACTTGTGTAACAGGCGTGTCCGGATCGGGCAAAAGCACGCTGGTCAACGAAATATTACTCAAAGGACTTCAGACGGAACTCAAAATCAGCAGCAAAGTCCGTCCCGGGGTTTACCGGGAGCTCAAAGGACTGGAGTATGTCGACAAGGTTATCGACATTGATCAGTCTCCGATCGGGCGTACACCGCGATCCAATCCGGCCACGTACACCGGGCTATTTGATTTTATCCGGGACCTCTTTTCCCAGACGCCGGAAGCGAAAATCAGAGGCTATAAACAAGGCCGGTTCAGCTTCAATGTCAAAGGCGGACGCTGTGAGGCATGCCGGGGAGACGGAATCATAAAAATTGAAATGCATTTTCTTCCGGATGTCTATGTCCCGTGTGAGGTATGCCGCGGGCAGCGTTACAACCGTGAGACCCTGGAGGTAAGCTTTAAAGGGAAAAATATTGCGGAGATCCTCGACATGACGGTTGCTGAAGCGGTTGAATTTTTCGCGGCTGTACCTCGGATTGCTCGGAAACTGCAGACACTGCAGGATGTTGGCTTAGGCTACATCAAGCTTGGGCAGCCGGCTACGACCCTTTCCGGGGGAGAGGCCCAGCGCGTTAAGTTGGCTACGGAGCTCAGCCGCCGCAGTACGGGGAAAACGCTGTATATTTTGGATGAACCGACGACCGGTTTGCACGTCGCCGATGTGGATAAGCTGTTAAAGGTCTTACAGCGCCTCGTTGAGGCGGGCGATTCCGTTCTGATCATTGAGCACAATCTGGACGTGATTAAAACCGCCGATTATATCATCGACCTCGGTCCGGAAGGCGGCAGCCGGGGAGGCGAGATTGTCGCAATTGGTACGCCCGAGGAAATCGCCGCGGTTCCGGCCTCGTATACTGGACAGTTTTTAGGAAAACATCTGGGAATTTAG
- a CDS encoding response regulator transcription factor, with translation MPIKVLIADDDILIREGLKIILQNDERFEVTACVENGLQAIQYCESQKVDIVLLDVRMPVMDGLQASREISEKTTVKPLILTTFDDDDFILTAVKNGSRGYLLKNSSPDRIMDAIKMVYEGGIVMQDSVMKKIREELVTNPKVKIAEDLFSDREMDIIKLISKGLANREIAKELYVSEGTVKNHITSILNKTELEHRTQIAIYYLTGSRS, from the coding sequence CTTCAAAACGACGAACGTTTTGAAGTAACCGCCTGTGTGGAAAATGGCCTGCAGGCCATCCAATACTGTGAATCCCAGAAAGTCGATATCGTGCTGCTTGATGTCAGGATGCCTGTCATGGACGGCCTGCAGGCTTCCAGAGAAATATCTGAGAAAACGACCGTCAAGCCACTGATCCTGACCACATTTGACGACGATGATTTTATTCTGACGGCTGTAAAAAACGGTTCAAGAGGGTATTTGCTGAAGAACAGTTCCCCTGACCGGATCATGGACGCGATAAAAATGGTATATGAGGGCGGCATTGTGATGCAGGACAGTGTGATGAAAAAAATTCGGGAGGAACTGGTCACGAATCCCAAAGTCAAAATTGCTGAAGATCTTTTCTCTGATAGAGAAATGGATATCATCAAACTTATCTCCAAAGGCCTTGCTAATCGCGAAATAGCAAAGGAGCTCTATGTCTCGGAAGGTACGGTAAAAAATCATATCACTTCCATCCTGAATAAAACGGAGCTTGAGCACAGAACCCAAATTGCGATTTATTACCTGACCGGTTCCAGATCATAA
- a CDS encoding ABC transporter permease has protein sequence MKNILFLVRNTLKVTFRKKGNYIVYLLLPLLGIVFALAIYSGAKSEPVQIGLIDKDQTALSAYLVQETAKAGNYTLTPLQETEIKNNLLDQTLEAAIIIPGGYEKSIVAGSPAAIKIISLKGQDTTAWLEQFFNLQTRNLKDLAAAAGGDETAFRGLFQEYSSHPLQVSAVELQDESVSKDITLTSFGFLLMFVMLGAGLTSHAILNEKKTRTYHRICASPVSPKEYLSANALSSLIIVTVQTLFIIVALQYLFRIETYVPAILLFFILLLFGLVSIGIGLITTAFSSSSYMAGTLSTLILTPTCMLGGCFWPVSLMPETMQKIAHFMPQWWALDAIQKMQSGSSLSEILMNIAILIAFAVAFFLIAVYRFARENNIQKFV, from the coding sequence ATGAAAAACATTCTATTTTTAGTCCGGAACACCTTAAAGGTCACCTTTAGAAAAAAGGGGAATTATATTGTCTATCTGCTTCTTCCGCTGCTCGGTATTGTCTTTGCACTGGCGATCTACAGCGGGGCCAAGTCAGAACCCGTCCAAATCGGGCTGATTGACAAAGACCAAACTGCCCTTTCCGCCTACCTTGTCCAGGAAACTGCTAAAGCGGGAAACTATACGCTTACTCCCCTCCAAGAAACAGAAATAAAAAACAACCTTCTGGATCAAACCCTGGAGGCAGCTATCATCATCCCCGGTGGATATGAAAAAAGTATTGTTGCCGGCTCTCCGGCAGCAATCAAAATCATCTCGTTAAAGGGACAGGATACAACGGCCTGGCTGGAGCAGTTTTTTAATCTGCAGACCCGGAATCTGAAAGATCTGGCTGCCGCTGCCGGCGGGGACGAGACAGCTTTCCGGGGACTGTTTCAGGAATACAGCAGCCATCCGCTCCAGGTATCTGCTGTCGAACTGCAGGACGAAAGTGTCAGCAAGGATATTACCCTGACAAGCTTCGGCTTCCTGCTGATGTTTGTAATGCTCGGAGCAGGCTTGACATCTCATGCTATCCTGAATGAAAAAAAAACCAGGACCTATCACAGAATTTGTGCGAGTCCCGTATCGCCAAAGGAATATCTCAGTGCAAATGCGCTAAGCAGCCTGATCATCGTTACCGTTCAAACACTCTTTATCATCGTGGCTTTACAATATCTGTTCCGTATTGAAACCTATGTGCCTGCAATCCTTCTGTTCTTTATCCTTCTGCTGTTCGGCCTTGTTTCAATCGGGATCGGACTTATTACAACAGCGTTTTCCAGTTCGTCCTACATGGCAGGCACGCTTTCTACGCTTATCCTGACGCCGACCTGCATGCTGGGAGGATGTTTCTGGCCGGTTAGCCTGATGCCCGAAACCATGCAGAAAATCGCCCACTTTATGCCGCAATGGTGGGCTTTGGATGCGATTCAAAAAATGCAGTCCGGCAGCAGTCTGTCGGAAATCCTGATGAATATTGCTATCTTGATTGCTTTTGCCGTGGCTTTCTTCCTAATTGCAGTGTACCGGTTCGCCAGGGAAAACAATATCCAGAAATTCGTGTAA